The Alkalinema sp. FACHB-956 genome contains a region encoding:
- a CDS encoding tyrosine-protein kinase domain-containing protein, translating to MVISNDSNQPSDLQRIQRGLNLRPLGRTVRRNLLLVAGIAAALTAFTAMKSLKAPRSYSGGFRLLVEPITGEAKLTDPSVLSRGGEASAFSVDYPTLLQVLQSPTLLSKVAERVKKDYPLVTTDALVTAIGSKQLVVQRIGTNLLDNTKLIDVTYQGNNPYQVQAVLEALSQEYLAYSLEARKSRISGGVEFIEGQLPDLKQRVTVLQKSMQGLQERYKLTNPSSSGDDLVKQALTVKTQKEEALRELQEQRILYARLQNQLQLSPQEAIAASVLSQDPTYQKLLADLKQIDSQLAIQDARYSEESPVVLALQDQRRNLANLLAQETQRIVGRSQARDTDNPQVLAFQNSVRLDLIKQLADAANQIQVLEVRSRALASTEQEASQKIEQIPQIIRRYNEYQRELEIATRTLNQLTIQRDTLSVEAAQKEVPWQLAAKPALPLDKNGQPVPMPRDIKKKVPMGAVGGIILGIICAVLLEKIRNIFYVTEDVQDAVKVPVVSVIPYSRQVSLSEDNSYNWLHRIHLSVMHNTLFRESFNNLLAGLRFLGATQPIRSLVISSASPGEGKTTVAVQLAQTAADAGQKVLLVDANFRLPQVHTHLGLDNHLGLADILEQKQDLADCIQPAPDSKNLMVVTAGHFSADSPRKLASQQMKQLVDDWGEQFDLVIYDSPHLLGITDSCFLTAYADGLLLVVGIRASKRSIVMQALTTLQEFQLPVLGVVTNHPRSVSGMSYGYQRPIYHSEPRVSDRRSKSPSLDS from the coding sequence TTGGTCATTTCCAATGACTCCAATCAGCCCTCTGATTTACAGCGCATCCAGCGCGGTCTGAATCTTCGTCCCTTAGGCAGAACGGTACGACGTAATTTGTTGCTAGTAGCAGGAATTGCTGCAGCCTTAACTGCTTTTACCGCAATGAAGAGTCTCAAAGCCCCACGATCCTATTCCGGGGGCTTTCGCCTTTTGGTAGAACCTATTACGGGAGAAGCCAAGCTCACTGATCCTTCGGTTCTCTCACGCGGGGGGGAAGCCTCAGCATTTAGTGTAGACTATCCAACCCTTTTGCAAGTCCTGCAAAGTCCAACCCTGCTCTCCAAAGTAGCGGAACGGGTCAAGAAAGATTATCCTCTGGTGACGACCGATGCTCTTGTGACAGCCATTGGTTCCAAGCAGTTAGTGGTGCAGCGCATTGGAACCAACCTGCTGGATAACACGAAATTGATTGATGTGACCTACCAAGGCAATAATCCCTATCAAGTCCAGGCAGTGTTAGAGGCCCTGTCCCAGGAATATCTTGCCTATAGTCTAGAAGCCCGCAAGTCTCGGATTAGTGGCGGTGTGGAATTTATTGAAGGTCAGTTACCGGATTTAAAGCAGCGAGTCACGGTTTTGCAAAAGTCCATGCAAGGTTTGCAGGAACGGTACAAATTGACCAATCCCAGCAGCAGTGGTGATGATTTGGTCAAGCAAGCCTTGACTGTTAAAACACAAAAAGAAGAAGCACTACGAGAATTACAGGAGCAGCGGATTCTCTATGCTAGGCTGCAAAATCAGCTGCAGCTATCGCCCCAGGAAGCGATCGCAGCCTCCGTACTGAGCCAAGATCCAACCTACCAGAAGTTGCTGGCGGATCTCAAGCAAATTGATAGCCAACTGGCCATTCAGGATGCTCGATACAGTGAAGAAAGTCCTGTTGTACTAGCACTCCAGGATCAACGACGCAATTTAGCGAATTTGCTGGCCCAGGAAACCCAACGAATTGTCGGACGATCCCAAGCTCGCGACACCGACAATCCCCAAGTTCTAGCCTTCCAAAATTCAGTTCGCTTGGATCTTATCAAACAACTGGCAGATGCAGCGAATCAAATTCAAGTTTTGGAAGTTCGCAGCCGCGCCTTGGCCAGTACAGAACAGGAGGCCAGTCAAAAAATCGAACAAATTCCGCAAATTATCCGGCGATATAACGAATACCAACGGGAATTGGAAATTGCAACACGGACGTTGAATCAACTGACGATTCAACGCGATACCTTGAGCGTTGAGGCTGCCCAAAAAGAAGTTCCTTGGCAACTTGCAGCGAAACCCGCTCTGCCCTTGGATAAGAACGGGCAACCCGTACCCATGCCCCGGGATATTAAGAAGAAGGTACCCATGGGGGCGGTGGGAGGAATTATTCTGGGGATTATCTGTGCAGTGCTTCTCGAAAAAATCCGGAATATCTTCTATGTCACAGAGGATGTGCAGGATGCGGTCAAAGTTCCTGTGGTGTCGGTTATTCCCTATAGCAGACAGGTCAGCCTGAGCGAGGATAATTCCTATAACTGGTTACATCGCATTCATCTGAGTGTGATGCACAACACGTTATTCCGTGAATCTTTTAATAATTTACTGGCAGGTTTACGGTTTCTCGGAGCGACTCAGCCGATTCGATCGCTGGTCATTAGTTCCGCATCTCCTGGTGAAGGGAAGACGACCGTTGCTGTTCAGCTCGCCCAGACAGCCGCTGATGCCGGCCAAAAAGTATTATTGGTAGATGCCAACTTTCGGCTACCGCAGGTTCATACTCACCTGGGATTGGATAATCACCTAGGATTGGCAGATATTCTGGAACAAAAACAAGATCTTGCTGATTGCATCCAACCGGCCCCGGATAGCAAGAATCTGATGGTGGTGACCGCTGGTCATTTTTCGGCGGATTCCCCCCGTAAGTTGGCTTCCCAACAAATGAAGCAACTGGTTGATGACTGGGGTGAACAGTTTGATTTAGTGATCTACGATTCCCCCCACCTTTTAGGCATCACGGATTCCTGCTTTTTGACGGCCTATGCTGATGGATTGTTGTTAGTCGTGGGAATTCGAGCGTCCAAGCGATCGATCGTTATGCAAGCCTTGACAACATTACAAGAATTTCAGTTGCCGGTTTTAGGTGTCGTGACTAATCATCCTCGTTCAGTTTCGGGAATGTCCTACGGCTACCAAAGACCGATTTATCATTCGGAGCCACGGGTCTCCGATCGTCGATCGAAAAGTCCTTCGCTAGATAGTTAA
- a CDS encoding glycosyltransferase family 2 protein: MLVDSPLLLASLIGNDVPSFVLSVVTIPSVAQFLGWIFLGCAVGIIIPIGILFLECLTALLPDSLPEPVGSSILQGSRPSLDILIPAYNEGEGMIPTLQTIQAQLYPGDRLIVVADNCDDDTAAIARTQGAIVLERHDLLRRGKGYALNYGLQEMAKAPPEAVIIFDADCTVHPGTIDQLAYQTIAFHRPIQALYLLYPPHHPPKPKDAISAFAFTVKNWVRPQGLARLGLPCLLTGNGMAFPWAIIENAFLDRGNLVEDMQLAIDLAISGHLPKFTSQSKVTGFLPSDGRAAQSQRTRWEHGHLKTLQKQVWVLLKAALRQRRLEIAAIALDLSIPPLALLVMVWAGLLILSVLTGLLGNFWLPTVVLGTGGGLLMASILVAWYRFCRDMVSFRQLLAVPLYLVWKIPLYLQFLIRPQSEWIRTQRDSSDVAPSSHL, translated from the coding sequence TTGTTAGTAGACAGTCCCCTGCTGCTGGCATCGTTGATTGGAAATGATGTCCCCAGTTTCGTGTTATCTGTGGTGACCATTCCTTCCGTCGCTCAGTTCTTAGGTTGGATTTTCTTGGGCTGTGCTGTGGGAATTATCATTCCCATTGGTATTCTTTTTCTGGAATGTCTTACAGCGCTTCTGCCGGATTCATTACCTGAACCCGTGGGTTCATCTATCTTGCAAGGATCGCGTCCTTCCCTAGATATCTTAATTCCTGCTTATAATGAAGGGGAAGGAATGATCCCAACCCTACAGACGATTCAAGCACAACTCTATCCTGGCGATCGCTTGATTGTTGTAGCAGATAACTGTGATGATGACACAGCCGCAATTGCGAGAACCCAAGGGGCGATCGTGCTAGAACGCCATGATCTCCTACGACGAGGTAAGGGCTATGCTTTAAATTATGGCTTGCAGGAAATGGCCAAGGCTCCACCGGAAGCCGTCATTATTTTTGATGCCGATTGTACAGTCCATCCCGGCACAATTGATCAGCTAGCCTATCAAACGATTGCTTTCCATCGCCCCATTCAAGCGCTTTATCTTCTCTACCCTCCCCACCATCCCCCCAAACCCAAGGATGCCATTTCCGCCTTTGCCTTTACCGTCAAGAACTGGGTGCGGCCCCAGGGTCTAGCGCGGTTGGGTCTTCCCTGTCTGTTAACAGGAAATGGTATGGCCTTTCCCTGGGCCATTATTGAAAATGCCTTTCTCGATCGGGGTAACTTGGTAGAGGATATGCAGTTAGCCATTGACTTGGCCATCTCGGGGCATTTACCGAAGTTTACCTCGCAGAGTAAAGTCACTGGATTTCTACCCTCCGATGGCCGTGCAGCCCAGAGCCAAAGAACTCGCTGGGAGCATGGCCATTTAAAAACATTGCAGAAGCAAGTTTGGGTACTCTTGAAGGCAGCCCTACGTCAACGCCGTCTCGAAATCGCCGCGATCGCCCTCGATCTCAGTATTCCACCCTTGGCACTCCTGGTGATGGTTTGGGCTGGTTTATTGATTTTGTCAGTTCTGACTGGTTTGTTGGGCAATTTCTGGTTGCCAACGGTTGTTCTAGGGACTGGAGGGGGGCTCTTGATGGCAAGTATTCTAGTTGCCTGGTACCGATTTTGTCGGGATATGGTTTCTTTCCGTCAGTTATTGGCCGTTCCGCTTTATCTGGTTTGGAAAATTCCCCTTTATTTGCAATTCTTGATTCGCCCCCAGTCAGAATGGATACGCACCCAACGGGACTCCAGTGATGTCGCCCCCTCTTCCCATCTCTGA
- a CDS encoding glycosyltransferase family 4 protein, which yields MKIAYLVNQYPKVSHSFIRREIAAVEATGLEVQRFSIRSCANELVDPADLEELQKTRIILNQGFWGILIAGFQVFLGHPGRFWQALQLAIQLGWQSDRGLLRHLIYLLEACTLLQWLMAAKIDHVHAHFGSNSTAVACLCHALGGPPYSFTVHGPDEFDRPQAMKLAEKVKRAKFVATISSFSRSQLYRWCSVEQWPKIQVIRCGLDPDFLGQAITPIPETPHLVCVGRLCAAKGQLLLVEAVRQLVAEGYSLHLTLVGDGELRPQLESLIQRYGLQASITITGWASSTTVQQYLQSSRALVLPSFAEGLPVVIMEALALGRPVISTYIAGIPELVEPEVCGWLIPAGSITALVNALRAALTISVTQLHQMGQAGFDRVAAAHQIKLIAQNLIQLFQTPLPQLDTTDPPKSPKL from the coding sequence ATGAAAATTGCCTATTTGGTTAATCAGTATCCTAAGGTGAGTCATAGCTTTATTCGGCGGGAAATTGCCGCAGTGGAAGCGACAGGGCTAGAAGTACAGCGATTTTCTATCCGTTCCTGTGCGAATGAACTAGTTGATCCCGCTGATCTCGAAGAACTACAGAAAACGCGAATCATTTTAAATCAAGGTTTTTGGGGTATTCTAATTGCAGGTTTTCAGGTTTTTCTAGGTCATCCAGGTCGCTTTTGGCAGGCATTACAGCTTGCAATTCAGTTGGGCTGGCAGTCCGATCGAGGGCTGTTGCGGCACCTCATTTATCTTTTAGAAGCTTGCACACTGCTGCAATGGTTGATGGCAGCCAAGATTGATCATGTCCATGCCCATTTTGGGTCAAATTCCACAGCGGTTGCCTGTCTGTGCCATGCTTTGGGTGGCCCTCCCTATAGTTTTACGGTACATGGCCCCGATGAATTCGATCGACCCCAGGCAATGAAGTTAGCCGAGAAGGTCAAGCGGGCCAAATTTGTTGCAACGATTAGTTCCTTTAGTCGTAGTCAACTTTACCGTTGGTGCTCTGTAGAACAATGGCCGAAAATTCAAGTGATTCGTTGTGGCCTAGATCCCGATTTTTTGGGTCAAGCTATCACACCAATTCCTGAAACGCCCCATCTAGTTTGCGTAGGTCGATTGTGCGCTGCCAAAGGTCAGTTATTACTGGTAGAAGCAGTACGACAATTAGTGGCAGAGGGCTATTCTCTGCACCTCACACTCGTGGGGGATGGAGAACTTCGACCCCAACTGGAAAGCTTAATTCAGCGCTATGGTCTACAAGCATCCATAACGATTACGGGATGGGCCAGCAGTACAACGGTGCAACAGTACTTACAATCGTCGCGGGCGTTAGTGTTACCCAGTTTTGCAGAAGGATTACCCGTAGTCATCATGGAAGCCTTGGCCTTAGGCCGCCCGGTCATTAGCACTTACATTGCAGGTATTCCAGAATTAGTGGAACCTGAAGTTTGTGGTTGGCTCATTCCGGCGGGATCTATAACCGCCTTAGTCAATGCTTTACGTGCTGCACTGACCATTTCAGTTACTCAACTCCACCAAATGGGGCAAGCCGGATTTGACCGCGTCGCCGCGGCACATCAGATTAAATTGATTGCCCAAAATCTGATCCAGCTGTTTCAAACCCCCCTGCCCCAATTAGATACTACTGATCCCCCGAAGTCTCCAAAGCTTTGA
- a CDS encoding oligosaccharide flippase family protein, producing the protein MSTSYLKAATDKIRTLLQQPSSLKQLVLQGALWSVGLYGLSTIIRLISSMIMTRLLFPELFGLMSLVQTIIVGLFLFSDLGTNATVVRHEQGDDPELLNTIWTVKILRGCILWVFCCLLAQPAATLYQEPRLVWLLPVMGLSCILDGLGSTAIYTLTRHLEVRRLSLYSLQTQLIVTVLSIAIAWFTRNIWALVLSQLLNMIVLTVSSHLLIPNYRNRFAWNRFYLKELLSFGKWILLSTILTFGAGQIDRFLLGKLLSWQVLGIYGVALSISDIPRNVVTNLSDKVIFPAVAQLLSLPRTELRTKLLKNRRGFLLTIAVGFSAFVCLGDLPILILYDQRYAEGAWMLPILALGWWPNVLAQSSHPILIALGKPQYQTWGNTGKLLWTGFGLPFGFAHWGILGVIVVIALNDIPLYLATAYGLVRENLNVIWQDVAISLTFLVTLFGLVWLRYTLGLGFPLERLFSTQNI; encoded by the coding sequence ATGTCAACCTCCTACCTCAAGGCTGCCACAGACAAAATCCGTACTCTGCTCCAACAACCATCTTCCCTCAAGCAACTCGTCCTGCAAGGAGCACTCTGGAGTGTTGGGCTATACGGATTGAGCACTATTATCCGGCTAATCAGTAGCATGATAATGACCCGGTTGCTCTTTCCAGAATTGTTCGGCTTAATGAGTCTTGTCCAGACCATTATAGTAGGTCTATTTTTGTTTTCGGATCTTGGCACGAATGCAACAGTTGTTCGGCATGAACAGGGGGACGATCCAGAATTACTCAATACCATTTGGACTGTGAAGATTCTGCGTGGGTGTATCCTTTGGGTATTCTGTTGTCTTTTAGCACAACCTGCTGCTACTTTGTATCAAGAACCTCGACTAGTTTGGCTATTACCAGTCATGGGCTTGAGTTGCATTCTAGATGGCTTAGGATCTACAGCAATCTATACTCTGACACGCCACCTAGAAGTTCGTCGTCTTTCTCTTTATTCCCTCCAGACTCAACTGATTGTTACGGTGTTGAGTATTGCGATCGCTTGGTTTACTCGAAACATTTGGGCATTAGTACTCAGCCAACTTTTGAACATGATAGTTCTTACCGTTTCTTCCCATTTATTGATTCCTAACTATCGGAATCGATTTGCCTGGAATCGGTTCTATTTGAAAGAGTTGCTCTCGTTTGGCAAGTGGATTCTGCTGTCAACAATTCTCACATTCGGAGCTGGACAAATCGATCGCTTCCTATTGGGAAAACTACTCTCCTGGCAAGTTCTGGGAATCTATGGTGTAGCTCTTTCGATTTCAGATATTCCTCGAAATGTTGTTACTAATCTATCCGATAAGGTCATTTTTCCTGCTGTTGCTCAGTTATTGAGTTTGCCACGAACGGAGCTACGAACAAAACTTCTGAAAAACCGTCGCGGATTTCTTTTGACGATTGCTGTTGGGTTTTCAGCCTTTGTTTGCTTAGGGGATCTCCCAATTTTAATTTTGTACGATCAGCGATATGCTGAAGGTGCTTGGATGCTACCGATATTAGCACTCGGATGGTGGCCTAATGTCTTAGCACAATCTAGCCACCCTATTTTGATTGCTCTTGGGAAGCCACAGTATCAAACCTGGGGGAATACTGGGAAATTGCTCTGGACTGGTTTTGGCTTACCCTTTGGATTTGCACACTGGGGAATACTAGGTGTAATTGTAGTGATTGCTTTAAATGATATTCCCCTTTACCTAGCAACTGCTTACGGTCTTGTGCGTGAAAATCTTAACGTCATTTGGCAAGATGTGGCAATCAGCCTCACCTTTTTAGTAACTTTGTTTGGTCTGGTTTGGCTACGCTATACTCTTGGGCTAGGTTTCCCGCTCGAGCGGTTGTTCTCTACCCAGAATATATAG
- a CDS encoding polysaccharide biosynthesis/export family protein: MRSRSPFGIQNAVSSRSAIGIGGVMAIVLTALPGYGHTQPSPVGPSILPKAPPNFPPVTVPLTPATQSIVPVDANPGVGDAYILGAGDVVRIDSFDTPELKFEDRYTVLVDGTLNLPWVGTVSVTGLTLPQAAAVLSQRYARFIRKPIITLNAVSPRPLKIAILGQVNRPGSYIIRPIGDESSTANLSTRQGGNDVGSQWPTLTRAIQAAGGVTQMANIRNIEVRRSQRHGQEEVLNVDLWKFLQAAEQQQDLSLRDGDSILIPEAKDLLPQEALEVAKSNFSPELIKVGVVGEVTTPGSLNLPPNTSLNQAILAAGGFKDGRARKRDVELIRLNLNGTVTRTSVAIDFSEGLNDKANPPLRNNDIVVVKPNALARTSDFLSVLLSPLTGALGVFKLLGL; encoded by the coding sequence ATGCGAAGTCGATCTCCTTTCGGGATTCAAAATGCGGTCAGCAGTCGGTCTGCGATCGGGATCGGTGGGGTAATGGCGATCGTCCTCACAGCACTGCCGGGTTATGGCCATACCCAGCCCAGTCCGGTGGGGCCCAGTATCCTTCCAAAAGCACCGCCTAATTTTCCTCCGGTTACCGTTCCCTTAACCCCAGCCACCCAGTCGATCGTTCCGGTGGATGCAAATCCTGGAGTGGGAGATGCCTACATTTTAGGGGCAGGGGATGTGGTTCGGATAGACAGCTTTGATACGCCAGAACTTAAGTTTGAAGATCGCTACACTGTCTTGGTGGATGGTACCCTGAATTTACCTTGGGTTGGTACAGTGTCGGTGACCGGACTTACACTTCCCCAGGCAGCAGCGGTTTTATCCCAACGCTATGCTCGGTTTATTCGAAAGCCTATTATTACACTCAATGCAGTGTCTCCCCGTCCCCTCAAAATTGCCATCCTGGGCCAGGTAAATCGTCCAGGCTCCTACATTATTCGACCGATCGGGGATGAAAGTTCCACCGCCAATCTCAGCACCCGCCAGGGAGGCAATGATGTGGGTAGCCAGTGGCCAACCCTCACTCGAGCCATCCAAGCAGCCGGCGGCGTAACGCAAATGGCGAATATCCGTAATATCGAAGTGCGACGATCGCAGCGTCACGGGCAAGAAGAAGTGCTCAATGTCGATCTATGGAAGTTTTTGCAAGCCGCTGAACAACAACAGGATCTTTCACTGCGGGATGGAGACTCGATTCTGATCCCTGAAGCAAAAGACCTCCTGCCCCAGGAGGCATTGGAAGTTGCCAAAAGTAACTTTTCTCCAGAACTGATTAAAGTTGGGGTTGTGGGTGAGGTGACTACACCTGGATCCCTCAATCTTCCGCCCAATACGTCTTTGAACCAAGCGATCTTAGCAGCAGGGGGATTTAAAGATGGACGAGCTCGGAAACGGGATGTGGAGCTAATTCGACTCAATTTAAATGGAACTGTGACTCGAACGAGTGTTGCGATCGACTTTTCTGAGGGGCTTAATGATAAGGCAAACCCACCCTTGCGCAACAATGATATCGTTGTCGTCAAACCCAATGCGTTGGCTAGGACATCTGATTTTCTGAGTGTTCTCCTCAGCCCACTTACGGGAGCACTCGGCGTGTTTAAGCTACTAGGCTTATAG